From Chryseobacterium sp. IHB B 17019, one genomic window encodes:
- a CDS encoding ABC transporter ATP-binding protein, which produces MAENIIEIKNLYKKYKNAEDFSVNDITLNIEKDEIYGILGPNGAGKTTLISMLSGLIKPTSGTFKINGLSPQKDGYKLRQIIGIVPQEYALYPTLTARENLMFFGSLYGLSHKKLRNAIDESLEIMGLSKFADKKIEQFSGGMKRRCNLIAGTLHNPKVLFLDEPTVGVDVQSKKVIIDFLQELNKNGTCIIYTSHHLSEAEEFCTKIAIIDRGKIHAIGTPEELVTRVASAENLEDVFISLTGKELRDVVV; this is translated from the coding sequence ATGGCAGAGAATATTATTGAGATTAAAAATCTATATAAAAAATACAAAAATGCAGAAGATTTTTCTGTAAATGATATTACTTTGAATATCGAAAAGGATGAGATTTATGGAATCCTCGGCCCCAATGGAGCAGGAAAAACTACTTTGATTTCCATGCTTTCCGGATTGATAAAACCGACCTCAGGGACATTTAAAATTAATGGATTATCTCCTCAAAAAGACGGCTATAAATTAAGACAAATTATCGGAATTGTTCCTCAGGAATACGCTTTATACCCAACCCTTACAGCCAGAGAAAACTTAATGTTTTTCGGAAGCCTGTATGGTTTAAGCCATAAAAAACTAAGAAACGCCATCGACGAATCTTTGGAAATCATGGGATTGTCAAAATTCGCTGATAAAAAAATAGAACAGTTTTCGGGAGGGATGAAACGCCGTTGCAACCTTATTGCCGGAACACTTCACAACCCAAAAGTTTTGTTCCTGGACGAACCCACAGTTGGCGTTGACGTTCAATCTAAAAAAGTAATTATTGATTTCTTGCAGGAATTAAACAAAAACGGGACTTGCATCATTTATACCTCCCATCACCTTTCGGAAGCGGAAGAGTTTTGTACTAAAATTGCGATTATCGATCGAGGAAAAATCCACGCCATAGGAACACCCGAAGAACTGGTGACAAGAGTGGCCAGCGCCGAAAACTTGGAGGATGTTTTCATTTCATTAACCGGAAAAGAATTAAGAGATGTTGTTGTATAA
- a CDS encoding BtrH N-terminal domain-containing protein has protein sequence MKLNFEHHQTAHCENGVASNLLLNKGLKLSEPMIFGIGSGLFFVYLPFLKVNFAPGFSYRPMPGAIFSKAAKRLGIKIKRVKFSNPQEAQKALEKNLENNIPTGLQVGVFNLTYFPEEYKFHFNAHNLVVYGKENGRFLISDPVMDYTTSLSEAELEKVRYAKGALPPKGHMYYPTYIPENVNLEEAIKKGIKDTCKNMLAPVPLIGVKAMRWVARSIPKWAEKKGTKVTNHYLGQLIRMQEEIGTGGGGFRFIYGAFLQEASVILKNDELKELSKEITAIGDLWRDFAVDIARVYKNRNSKSNIYNELSKSMLHIADLEEAFYKKLRKAI, from the coding sequence ATGAAACTCAATTTTGAACACCATCAGACCGCACATTGCGAAAACGGTGTCGCCTCTAATTTATTATTAAACAAAGGTTTAAAGCTCAGCGAGCCTATGATTTTCGGAATCGGTTCCGGATTATTCTTTGTGTATTTACCTTTTTTAAAAGTAAATTTTGCACCCGGTTTTAGTTACAGGCCAATGCCCGGAGCTATTTTCAGCAAAGCAGCAAAAAGACTGGGAATTAAAATTAAAAGAGTAAAATTTTCAAATCCTCAGGAGGCTCAAAAAGCCCTTGAAAAAAACCTTGAAAACAATATACCGACAGGACTTCAGGTGGGAGTTTTCAACCTGACTTATTTCCCTGAAGAATATAAATTCCATTTCAATGCCCACAATTTGGTGGTTTATGGAAAAGAAAACGGAAGATTTTTAATCAGTGATCCCGTAATGGATTACACCACTTCTCTCTCAGAAGCAGAACTTGAAAAAGTGAGATACGCCAAAGGTGCACTTCCTCCAAAAGGCCACATGTACTATCCTACCTACATTCCCGAAAATGTAAATCTCGAAGAAGCCATCAAAAAAGGAATCAAAGATACCTGTAAAAATATGCTGGCTCCGGTTCCACTTATTGGGGTAAAAGCCATGAGATGGGTGGCCAGAAGTATCCCGAAATGGGCAGAAAAGAAAGGCACAAAAGTGACCAATCATTACTTAGGGCAATTGATCAGGATGCAGGAAGAAATCGGGACCGGTGGCGGTGGTTTCAGGTTTATTTATGGAGCTTTTCTACAGGAAGCATCAGTTATTCTTAAAAATGATGAGCTAAAGGAATTGTCTAAAGAAATCACGGCAATCGGTGATCTTTGGAGAGATTTCGCAGTAGATATTGCACGGGTTTATAAAAACAGAAATTCAAAAAGTAATATTTACAATGAACTTTCAAAATCAATGCTTCATATTGCAGATCTGGAAGAAGCTTTTTATAAAAAATTGAGAAAAGCTATCTAA